The Mucilaginibacter mallensis genome has a segment encoding these proteins:
- a CDS encoding LacI family DNA-binding transcriptional regulator yields MRKKRTTIYDIAEKLNLTASCVSRALNNSNYVSEKTRALVLKTAAELNYKRNILATNLRNGHSKTIGIVVPRINQNFFSNIIAGIEEATYEKDYNLVICQSNEEHEKEVKCINTLINQQVDCIVISISADGHDYQHLKNVIDHGIQLIQFDRVVDELETLKVINDNEQASLEAVSHMIEQGYGRIALLEGPQHLSIFKQRKAGYLAALKKYNLPVIHELIVKNAWTKELGAKATRKLLSLSNPPDAVFASTSDFSALGVLEVATDIGFKVPEQLGICGYSNEAFTEITSPSITTIDQYSFFMGKTIANLYFEEMNIKEIAIQPKTISIKPNLIIRSSTSKKSTETK; encoded by the coding sequence ATGAGAAAGAAAAGAACAACCATTTATGATATAGCTGAAAAGCTTAATCTAACCGCTTCGTGCGTATCAAGAGCCTTAAACAATAGTAATTACGTAAGCGAAAAAACAAGGGCGCTGGTACTAAAAACAGCTGCCGAGCTCAACTATAAACGGAATATATTAGCCACCAACCTGCGTAACGGTCATTCCAAAACAATTGGAATAGTAGTTCCGCGGATCAACCAGAATTTTTTCTCCAACATAATTGCCGGTATTGAAGAGGCAACTTATGAAAAGGACTATAACCTGGTGATCTGCCAATCAAACGAGGAACATGAAAAGGAAGTTAAATGTATAAATACACTTATAAACCAGCAGGTTGATTGTATTGTGATCTCCATCTCGGCCGATGGCCACGATTACCAGCATTTAAAAAATGTGATAGATCATGGGATCCAGCTTATACAATTCGACCGTGTGGTGGATGAACTGGAAACATTAAAGGTTATTAATGATAATGAGCAGGCATCGCTTGAAGCAGTATCGCACATGATTGAGCAGGGATATGGCAGGATAGCGCTGTTGGAAGGCCCGCAGCATTTAAGCATATTCAAGCAGCGCAAAGCAGGGTACCTGGCCGCTCTAAAAAAGTATAATTTGCCGGTTATTCATGAGTTGATCGTTAAAAATGCATGGACAAAAGAGCTTGGTGCAAAAGCCACACGCAAATTGCTCAGTCTTTCCAATCCGCCTGACGCGGTTTTTGCTTCTACTTCGGATTTTTCGGCATTGGGCGTTTTAGAGGTAGCTACAGATATCGGCTTTAAGGTTCCTGAACAATTGGGCATCTGCGGTTACTCCAACGAGGCTTTTACAGAGATCACCAGCCCATCTATTACCACCATAGATCAATACAGTTTTTTTATGGGGAAAACGATAGCGAATTTATATTTTGAAGAGATGAATATCAAGGAGATAGCCATTCAGCCAAAAACCATCAGCATTAAGCCAAACCTCATTATCCGTTCATCAACCAGTAAAAAATCAACAGAAACGAAATAG
- a CDS encoding sodium/sugar symporter — protein sequence MNSLSTRDYIVFLIYFVIVASYGLWVYRRKKQATTSTKDYFLAEGSLTWWAIGASLIASNISAEQFVAMSGNGFTMGLAISTYEWMAALTLIIVAVFFIPVYLKNKIFTMPQFLHQRYNSTVAMIMAVFWLLLYVIVNLTSILYLGAIAIHGISGVDFSVCIGLLALFAVIITLGGMKVIGYTDVIQVFFLILGGLVTTYIAVTAVAAHYGKTGITEGLSLLYHQANDHFHMILKKDNPSYGDLPGLTVLIGGMWIVNLNYWGCNQYITQRALGANLKTARGGILFAAFLKLLMPLIVVLPGIAAYVLYKQNVFDALNTASITSNHDNAYPVLLNLLPTGIKGLSFAALTAAVVASLAGKANSIATIFTLDIYKKKINPEATDKKLVTVGKITVVVAMILGVVISPFLGIDKKGGFQFIQEYTGFVSPGIFAMFILGFFWKKASSNAALFATIGGFAFSVFFKFLPKIADLSFLAPTGFSFKNADSGLYEIPFLDRMGFVFVICIIGMIIISLADYAKGKKTNGLEIDAKMFKTSNSFAVGALIVCGILVALYSFFW from the coding sequence ATGAATTCACTCAGTACGCGCGATTACATAGTATTTTTAATATATTTTGTAATCGTGGCCTCCTACGGCTTATGGGTATACCGCAGGAAAAAACAAGCAACCACATCAACAAAAGATTATTTTTTAGCTGAAGGGTCGTTGACCTGGTGGGCTATCGGCGCGTCATTAATTGCCTCCAATATATCGGCAGAGCAGTTTGTGGCCATGAGCGGTAACGGTTTTACCATGGGCCTGGCCATATCAACCTATGAGTGGATGGCTGCACTTACGCTGATCATCGTAGCCGTATTTTTCATCCCTGTTTATCTTAAAAATAAGATCTTCACCATGCCGCAGTTCCTGCATCAGCGGTATAACAGTACGGTAGCCATGATTATGGCGGTATTTTGGTTGTTGTTGTATGTGATCGTGAATTTAACATCTATCCTTTACCTTGGCGCTATTGCTATACATGGTATATCAGGTGTTGATTTTAGCGTATGTATTGGTTTACTGGCCTTATTTGCCGTTATTATCACACTGGGTGGTATGAAGGTAATCGGCTATACCGATGTTATCCAGGTGTTCTTTTTAATATTGGGTGGTTTAGTAACTACCTATATAGCGGTTACCGCCGTAGCGGCTCATTACGGAAAAACCGGTATAACAGAGGGTTTATCATTATTATACCATCAGGCCAACGACCACTTCCACATGATCCTTAAAAAAGATAACCCAAGCTACGGCGATCTGCCGGGCCTGACCGTTTTAATTGGTGGTATGTGGATAGTGAATTTAAATTACTGGGGATGTAACCAGTACATTACCCAAAGGGCTTTAGGTGCTAACTTAAAAACAGCTCGTGGCGGTATTTTATTCGCTGCATTTCTTAAGCTTTTAATGCCCTTAATAGTGGTATTGCCGGGTATAGCGGCGTATGTATTGTACAAACAAAACGTGTTTGATGCGCTTAATACCGCCAGCATTACCAGTAACCACGATAATGCTTACCCTGTATTGTTGAACCTGTTGCCTACTGGTATTAAAGGTTTATCTTTTGCAGCTTTAACAGCCGCGGTTGTTGCTTCACTGGCCGGTAAAGCCAATAGTATTGCAACCATTTTTACATTAGATATCTATAAAAAGAAGATCAATCCTGAAGCTACCGACAAAAAACTGGTAACGGTTGGAAAGATCACTGTAGTTGTAGCCATGATATTGGGTGTGGTTATTTCTCCTTTTTTAGGTATTGATAAAAAGGGCGGCTTTCAGTTTATACAGGAGTATACCGGCTTTGTGTCACCGGGTATTTTTGCCATGTTCATATTGGGCTTCTTCTGGAAAAAGGCATCTTCAAATGCGGCCTTATTTGCGACCATTGGCGGTTTCGCCTTCTCGGTATTCTTTAAGTTTTTACCAAAAATTGCCGATCTTTCATTCCTGGCGCCAACTGGTTTCTCATTTAAGAACGCGGATAGCGGCCTTTATGAAATTCCGTTCCTCGACAGGATGGGCTTTGTTTTTGTGATCTGTATCATCGGTATGATCATCATCAGCTTAGCCGATTATGCGAAGGGTAAAAAGACCAACGGCCTGGAGATCGACGCAAAAATGTTTAAAACATCCAACTCGTTTGCAGTGGGTGCACTTATAGTTTGCGGCATATTGGTTGCACTATATTCATTCTTCTGGTAA
- a CDS encoding polysaccharide deacetylase family protein, whose product MKINIIVFFLLLLSAQIVKAQDSTLWNHKQCAVVLTYDDAIDVDLDNVLPVLDSLKLRATFYLIGSSPVVNKRINEWRKAAKEGNELGNHSLYHPCDGSLPGRSFVTPDNDLSKYTVYRAVSEIRTNNTLLKAIDGKDIRTFAYPCGDLKIGDVYFYNQLKNDFAGARGVSPGLQTAKQVDLTNIDCYGINGQSADYMIDLVKKAMQTHTLLVFLFHGVGGGHSINVDLKAHSELLHFLKQNEGKIWVAPMVDVAEYIKKNQ is encoded by the coding sequence ATGAAGATCAACATCATCGTATTTTTCCTGTTATTACTATCGGCCCAAATAGTTAAGGCGCAGGATTCAACTTTATGGAACCATAAACAATGCGCCGTGGTGCTTACTTATGATGACGCGATAGATGTTGACCTGGATAATGTACTGCCGGTCTTGGATTCCCTTAAACTCAGGGCTACATTTTATCTCATCGGTTCATCGCCGGTAGTGAATAAAAGAATTAATGAGTGGCGCAAAGCAGCGAAAGAAGGAAATGAATTAGGCAACCACTCGCTTTATCACCCCTGCGATGGCAGCCTGCCCGGCCGTAGTTTTGTTACGCCCGATAACGACCTGAGCAAGTACACCGTTTACCGGGCCGTAAGCGAAATAAGAACCAATAACACCCTGCTCAAAGCAATTGATGGTAAGGATATCAGAACATTTGCCTACCCCTGCGGAGATCTGAAAATTGGTGATGTGTATTTTTATAATCAGCTCAAAAATGATTTCGCCGGAGCGCGAGGCGTTAGTCCGGGCCTGCAAACTGCAAAGCAGGTTGATCTAACCAATATTGATTGCTATGGCATCAATGGGCAATCGGCAGATTATATGATCGACCTGGTTAAAAAAGCTATGCAAACGCATACGCTTTTAGTATTTCTTTTCCACGGAGTTGGCGGCGGTCATAGTATTAATGTCGACTTGAAAGCGCATAGTGAACTGCTGCATTTTCTTAAACAAAATGAAGGCAAAATCTGGGTAGCCCCAATGGTTGATGTTGCAGAGTACATCAAGAAAAACCAGTAA
- a CDS encoding LacI family DNA-binding transcriptional regulator, with translation MSEPRKEVTIYDIAEKLNISATTVSRGLQDHPKINDKTKKKILAVAAEMGYRSNPFASSLRTKRGNIIGVIVPRLNSYFMSDVIAGIEKVINESNYNLFISQSLESMKKEISNARAMFNNRVDGLLVSLAYNTDNLDHFEPFITKNIPVIFFDRVQEHLQFPNIFIDNYKAAYQLTSHLIEQSCKRILHIGGSQLRNVYIERYNGYKRALEDHNLPFDDELLIISDLTTQGGQDAGSTILNMEIKPDAVFAANDISAVGCMQFLMDAGMRVPEDIAFAGFNNDPMSSVVRPQLTTIDYKGFEMGEVAAKLLLGHLTDNADLKQTHSLILRSEMIVRDSSKRKG, from the coding sequence ATGAGCGAGCCCCGCAAAGAAGTTACCATTTATGATATTGCCGAAAAACTTAATATTTCAGCGACCACTGTTAGCCGGGGCTTACAGGACCACCCGAAGATCAACGACAAGACCAAAAAGAAAATACTGGCTGTTGCCGCTGAGATGGGCTATCGCTCCAATCCTTTTGCCAGCAGTTTAAGAACCAAACGAGGTAATATAATCGGGGTGATAGTGCCAAGGCTGAATAGTTATTTCATGTCGGATGTAATAGCGGGGATCGAAAAGGTGATCAATGAATCTAATTACAACCTTTTCATCAGCCAATCGCTCGAAAGCATGAAGAAAGAGATAAGCAATGCCAGGGCTATGTTCAACAACCGTGTGGATGGCTTGCTGGTTTCGCTGGCTTATAATACGGACAACCTTGATCATTTTGAACCGTTCATTACTAAAAATATACCCGTAATTTTCTTTGACCGGGTTCAGGAGCATTTACAATTCCCCAATATTTTTATTGATAACTATAAGGCAGCCTATCAGCTTACCAGCCACTTAATTGAGCAGAGCTGTAAAAGAATACTACATATAGGCGGCAGCCAGTTAAGGAATGTATATATAGAGCGCTATAATGGCTATAAACGAGCTTTGGAAGATCATAACCTGCCCTTTGATGATGAATTATTAATTATCAGCGATTTAACCACACAGGGCGGGCAGGATGCAGGAAGCACTATATTAAATATGGAGATAAAACCCGATGCTGTATTTGCGGCTAACGATATCAGCGCGGTGGGTTGTATGCAATTTTTAATGGATGCGGGTATGCGGGTTCCTGAGGATATAGCATTTGCAGGTTTTAATAACGACCCGATGTCGAGTGTTGTTAGGCCACAACTAACTACTATTGATTACAAAGGATTTGAAATGGGCGAAGTTGCCGCGAAATTATTACTGGGGCACTTAACCGATAATGCTGATTTGAAACAAACCCACAGCCTGATACTACGGTCGGAAATGATAGTCCGCGACTCGTCAAAGAGAAAAGGATAG
- the nhaA gene encoding Na+/H+ antiporter NhaA, with protein sequence MSQKTPIEKITAPISKFIHQEHTSGIVLFLSVIAAIVWVNSPFQHSYHALWDIHFSMGFDNYVLDHPLHHWINDGLMAIFFFVIGLELKREFMAGELSTMKKAALPMVAALGGMLLPALIYFFINKGTASEHGWGIPMATDIAFALALLSLGGKHVPPSVKVFLSALAVADDLGAVLVIAIFYSAHISLPLITIGICLLTILLIGNKLGVRSILFYLIIGFGVWVAFLLSGVHATIAGVLVAFTIPARTRIDEKKYAKDLTKLVSDFEEAAPNDSTLSTPEQHYIIEKIKNLSTEAETPLQKVEYALHPWVAFVVMPLFALANAGIEINSNFFSSLVNPVSIGIVAGLILGKFVGVLLATWLVVKFGAQLPENSNWKQIAGVALLAGVGFTMSLFISGLAFDHPEMVEQAKYGILCASLLAGVLGVAILRNS encoded by the coding sequence ATGAGCCAAAAAACTCCGATTGAAAAAATCACTGCCCCTATAAGCAAGTTCATCCACCAGGAACATACCAGCGGGATTGTACTTTTTTTAAGTGTTATAGCTGCCATTGTATGGGTTAACTCGCCTTTTCAGCATTCGTACCATGCACTATGGGACATTCATTTTTCGATGGGCTTTGACAATTATGTGCTCGACCACCCTCTTCACCACTGGATAAACGATGGCCTGATGGCCATATTCTTTTTTGTGATCGGACTTGAATTGAAAAGGGAATTTATGGCGGGCGAGCTGTCAACCATGAAAAAAGCCGCATTACCCATGGTTGCCGCTTTGGGCGGGATGCTGCTCCCTGCCCTTATTTACTTTTTTATAAATAAAGGCACGGCATCTGAACATGGCTGGGGCATACCGATGGCTACCGATATTGCCTTTGCGCTGGCGCTGCTTTCACTTGGCGGTAAACATGTACCGCCGTCTGTAAAAGTATTTTTATCAGCCTTAGCTGTTGCCGATGACCTGGGCGCGGTATTGGTAATAGCCATATTTTATAGCGCACATATATCGCTTCCATTAATAACCATAGGGATTTGCCTGTTAACTATACTACTCATTGGCAATAAGTTAGGGGTACGAAGTATCCTTTTTTACTTAATAATTGGGTTTGGGGTTTGGGTGGCATTTTTACTATCGGGTGTACACGCTACTATAGCCGGTGTATTGGTGGCATTTACTATCCCTGCACGCACCAGGATCGATGAAAAAAAATATGCTAAAGACCTAACGAAGCTGGTGTCTGATTTTGAAGAAGCCGCGCCAAACGATAGTACCCTATCGACCCCGGAGCAACACTATATCATCGAGAAAATAAAAAATCTAAGCACTGAGGCTGAAACCCCGCTACAAAAGGTTGAGTATGCACTCCACCCATGGGTAGCATTTGTGGTAATGCCACTTTTTGCTTTGGCAAATGCCGGTATTGAAATTAACAGCAACTTTTTCTCATCGCTGGTTAACCCGGTGAGCATTGGTATAGTAGCGGGCCTAATATTAGGCAAGTTTGTTGGTGTATTGCTGGCTACCTGGCTGGTAGTAAAATTTGGCGCACAACTGCCTGAAAACTCCAACTGGAAACAAATTGCCGGGGTCGCCCTGCTGGCCGGTGTAGGTTTCACTATGTCGTTATTTATATCCGGACTGGCCTTTGACCATCCTGAAATGGTTGAGCAGGCAAAATACGGGATCCTCTGCGCATCACTTTTAGCCGGCGTGCTTGGCGTTGCTATTTTGAGGAATTCATGA
- the xylA gene encoding xylose isomerase: protein MGSIITGDKEFFKGIGQVKYEGAQSTNPLAFKWYDENKVVAGKTMKDHLRFACAYWHSFVGNGADPFGEPTHIFAWDAKTDAVERAKDKMDAAFEFITKMNLGYYCFHDVDVVDYTNDVKENDRRLQALVDYAKQKQAASGVKLLWGTANLFSNRRYMNGASTNPDFHVLSHAAAQVKAALDATIALGGENYVFWGGREGYMSLLNTDMKREQEHFAKFLHTAKDYARKQGFKGNFFIEPKPCEPTKHQYDYDAATVLGFLQKYDLLNDFKLNLEVNHATLAGHTFQHELQVAVDAGILGSIDANRGDNQNGWDTDQFPNDINEVTEGMLIILEAGGFGGGGINFDAKIRRNSTDPEDLFYAHIGGMDVFARALITADNILQKSDYKKLRKDRYASYDSGSGKDFENGKLTLEDLRQYAIDNGEPKAISGKQEYYENIINSFI from the coding sequence ATGGGAAGCATAATAACAGGAGACAAAGAATTTTTCAAGGGTATAGGTCAGGTAAAATACGAGGGTGCGCAATCGACTAATCCCTTAGCCTTTAAATGGTATGATGAGAACAAAGTAGTGGCCGGAAAAACCATGAAGGACCATTTACGCTTTGCCTGCGCCTACTGGCACTCCTTTGTAGGTAACGGTGCCGATCCTTTTGGTGAACCCACCCACATCTTTGCCTGGGATGCAAAAACAGATGCCGTAGAACGTGCCAAAGATAAAATGGATGCCGCCTTTGAATTCATCACCAAAATGAATCTGGGATACTACTGTTTCCACGATGTGGATGTAGTGGATTACACCAATGATGTAAAAGAAAACGACCGCCGTTTACAAGCTTTGGTAGACTATGCTAAACAAAAGCAAGCCGCCAGCGGTGTAAAGCTGCTTTGGGGAACAGCCAACCTGTTCAGCAACCGTAGGTATATGAACGGTGCCTCCACCAACCCGGATTTCCATGTTTTGAGCCATGCTGCAGCACAGGTAAAAGCAGCACTGGATGCTACCATTGCCTTAGGTGGTGAGAACTATGTATTTTGGGGTGGCAGAGAAGGCTATATGTCCTTACTAAATACCGACATGAAACGCGAGCAGGAACATTTCGCCAAATTCCTGCATACGGCAAAAGACTATGCCCGCAAGCAAGGCTTTAAAGGCAATTTCTTTATCGAGCCAAAACCATGCGAACCCACCAAACACCAGTATGATTATGATGCAGCCACCGTATTAGGCTTTTTGCAGAAATACGACCTGCTGAATGATTTTAAACTGAACCTGGAAGTAAACCACGCTACCCTGGCGGGCCATACCTTTCAGCATGAGTTGCAGGTAGCTGTTGATGCAGGAATCCTGGGTTCAATTGATGCCAACCGTGGTGATAACCAGAACGGCTGGGATACCGACCAGTTCCCGAATGATATCAATGAAGTGACCGAGGGCATGCTGATCATCCTGGAAGCCGGTGGCTTTGGTGGCGGCGGTATAAACTTTGATGCCAAGATCCGAAGAAACTCAACCGATCCTGAGGATCTGTTTTATGCCCACATTGGTGGTATGGATGTTTTTGCAAGGGCGCTAATCACTGCGGATAATATCCTGCAAAAATCAGACTACAAAAAACTGCGTAAGGACCGTTATGCTTCCTACGACAGCGGCAGCGGTAAAGACTTTGAGAACGGTAAACTTACCCTTGAAGACCTGCGCCAGTATGCTATTGACAATGGCGAACCTAAAGCTATCAGTGGCAAACAGGAATATTATGAGAATATCATTAATAGTTTTATATAA
- a CDS encoding sialate O-acetylesterase has translation MKARPIIVIALLLTIFFSALTTAYAQVRLPQLINDGMVLQRDAKIKIWGWAQPGEKITINFNHRKYTTTTKPNGEWQVESSAMKSGGPYTMDISASNHITINDILIGDVWFCSGQSNMVLPMDRLTERYPDEIAAANYPQIRNFFISTISDVSKVHADLPPGKWLACNPENVLQFGAASYFFAKQLYNKYHVPIGIINSSVGGTPIQAWISEDGIKTIPDYNHRLATIKDTAFVNKVNQQALLAKRNKSKYIKVTDLGLTGPKTWYDTTYKPKGWNHFWLPGYWADQGVSGLNGVVWFRKEINVPTAMTGKPAKIYMGRIIDADNLYVNGVLCGNTTYQYPPRRYKLSETILKPGKNIITIQVINTAGKGGFVPDKAYYLAVGKDTIDLRGDWQYKVGQVYTPGSNGSSDYAFSAQNEPTGLYNTMVAPAINYAIKGIVWYQGETNANKSQEYNLLLTTLIADWRSKWQQPNLPFIYAQLPNFMEVKYSPTESQWAELRQQQLEAISISNTAMAVTIGAGEWNDIHPLNKKVVGERLALGAEKIAYHDLSVIASGPIYQLASIDGNRIVLTFSDIGGGLIAKDDTTLSQFAIAGADHKFYWAHAAIENNKVVVWSSDVTDPLYVRYAWQDNPEGANLYNKEGLPASPFTTEPNKIVIK, from the coding sequence ATGAAAGCAAGGCCCATCATTGTTATCGCTCTTTTGTTAACTATATTCTTTTCGGCACTTACAACGGCTTATGCCCAGGTACGCCTGCCTCAATTAATAAACGATGGGATGGTTTTGCAGCGCGATGCCAAAATTAAAATATGGGGATGGGCACAGCCGGGCGAAAAGATTACCATCAACTTTAATCATAGAAAATATACCACCACCACAAAGCCAAATGGTGAATGGCAGGTTGAAAGCTCAGCAATGAAAAGCGGCGGCCCTTACACTATGGATATAAGCGCGAGCAACCATATCACTATAAATGACATACTGATCGGCGATGTATGGTTTTGTTCAGGGCAATCGAACATGGTTTTGCCAATGGATAGGTTAACAGAGAGATATCCGGATGAAATTGCCGCTGCCAATTATCCGCAGATCAGGAACTTCTTTATTTCGACTATATCGGATGTAAGCAAAGTTCATGCTGATCTTCCACCCGGCAAATGGCTTGCCTGTAACCCTGAAAATGTGCTGCAGTTTGGCGCGGCTTCTTATTTTTTTGCAAAGCAGTTATATAATAAATACCATGTGCCTATTGGCATCATCAATTCCAGCGTTGGCGGTACACCCATACAAGCCTGGATAAGTGAAGATGGCATAAAAACAATCCCTGATTACAACCATCGCCTGGCAACAATAAAAGATACCGCGTTTGTAAATAAGGTTAATCAGCAGGCATTGCTGGCTAAACGCAATAAAAGCAAGTATATTAAGGTTACCGACCTGGGTTTAACCGGCCCTAAAACATGGTACGATACCACTTATAAACCCAAAGGCTGGAACCATTTCTGGCTACCCGGCTATTGGGCCGACCAAGGTGTGAGCGGGCTTAACGGGGTAGTATGGTTCAGAAAAGAAATTAATGTGCCTACGGCGATGACAGGAAAACCCGCTAAAATTTACATGGGCCGCATTATTGATGCTGATAATTTATATGTGAACGGCGTACTTTGCGGTAATACCACTTACCAATACCCACCGCGCAGGTATAAGCTGAGTGAAACTATATTAAAACCAGGCAAAAATATAATCACCATACAGGTAATAAATACCGCTGGCAAAGGTGGTTTTGTGCCGGACAAAGCCTATTATTTAGCCGTAGGAAAAGATACGATCGATCTTCGCGGCGACTGGCAGTATAAGGTTGGGCAGGTGTATACTCCCGGAAGTAATGGTTCTTCGGATTATGCTTTTTCAGCGCAAAATGAACCAACAGGTTTATACAATACCATGGTTGCCCCGGCTATAAACTATGCCATAAAAGGTATCGTATGGTATCAGGGCGAAACAAATGCTAATAAATCCCAAGAGTACAATTTGTTATTAACAACGCTGATTGCCGACTGGCGCAGCAAATGGCAGCAGCCAAATCTGCCTTTTATCTATGCGCAATTGCCCAATTTTATGGAAGTAAAATATTCGCCCACAGAAAGCCAGTGGGCCGAGCTCAGGCAACAGCAGTTGGAAGCGATATCAATATCAAACACGGCTATGGCTGTTACTATTGGTGCCGGTGAATGGAATGATATTCACCCGCTCAACAAAAAAGTTGTAGGTGAAAGGCTGGCCTTGGGTGCCGAAAAGATAGCTTATCACGATCTGTCAGTAATAGCATCCGGGCCGATTTATCAATTGGCAAGCATTGATGGGAACCGGATTGTTCTAACATTCAGTGATATTGGCGGCGGGCTCATCGCCAAAGATGATACCACGCTTTCGCAATTTGCAATAGCCGGTGCCGACCATAAGTTTTATTGGGCCCATGCCGCTATCGAAAATAATAAAGTTGTAGTTTGGAGCAGCGATGTCACTGATCCTTTGTATGTTCGTTACGCATGGCAGGATAATCCTGAGGGAGCAAATCTATACAACAAAGAGGGCCTGCCTGCATCGCCATTTACTACTGAACCCAATAAAATAGTCATAAAATGA